From Paenibacillus graminis, a single genomic window includes:
- a CDS encoding DL-endopeptidase inhibitor IseA family protein: MNKKVLLSSLALSLGLVSAGSGAFAASPSFGIEGVKSVAVSAPGKEGPATINNLTVKSVIPLLVHAKKLYTYTSRGGVTYQPETFQYKGTEYRYLSSDIGSKQQLMSYVKRAYTHNAAAFYVQTQFLEQNGRMAQVNTDIGNSMQYDKATARMVSKTAATAVFELSVPDQGTNQSVVVKLKKVSGYWRIDMSPDTLF, encoded by the coding sequence ATGAATAAAAAAGTGCTGCTCAGCTCCCTCGCTCTTTCACTGGGTCTGGTATCAGCGGGGAGCGGAGCGTTCGCGGCTTCGCCATCTTTCGGGATTGAAGGTGTAAAGTCGGTGGCGGTATCCGCGCCGGGCAAGGAAGGTCCGGCAACGATTAACAATCTGACGGTGAAGAGTGTGATCCCGCTCCTGGTTCACGCCAAGAAGCTGTATACATATACCAGTCGTGGAGGCGTAACGTACCAACCAGAAACGTTTCAATATAAAGGAACGGAATACCGTTATCTCTCCAGTGATATTGGGAGCAAGCAGCAGCTGATGAGTTACGTCAAACGCGCCTACACGCACAATGCCGCTGCGTTTTATGTACAGACACAGTTTTTGGAGCAGAACGGTAGAATGGCACAAGTGAATACCGATATAGGCAACTCAATGCAGTATGATAAGGCAACAGCGCGTATGGTCTCGAAGACTGCGGCCACTGCTGTATTTGAGTTAAGTGTACCGGACCAGGGGACGAACCAAAGCGTAGTGGTGAAGCTGAAGAAAGTGAGCGGATATTGGAGAATTGATATGTCTCCGGATACGCTGTTCTAA
- a CDS encoding VanW family protein, with product MKNIHAALIALIGLILAGSLVAGGLHLYGSQQTIPSKTLVAGWDVGGMEIGEVRAELATRLQALGAVPLVLKADPDAGLTVTLRQAGMTYEAEKFLQGLNTLTEDGLLERVRARWSFPRSWEFGAHLDLAQLQKSLSPDWEKETFGVPVDAVRRITADDRVVYTPEKTSYEVDWRALELTLQAAVPLSLRNADSLKDKRIILEVPLSIRQPEVTLKTLKEQGIERKISQFSTSLGASGPGRTFNVQAAAEAVNGTLLPPGAVFDYGKAIQKAQADTGFREAPVIVNGRLQPGVGGGICQVSSTLYNAALRSGLEIVERRNHSLPVNYLPKGQDATFSEGNINFRFRNNTGKSLIIHAAVQGRTLTVKLFGTFPKNVTFQVQSRTVELLAPADKYVSDPSLPRGGTRVIQNGKTGYIVETYITRLVDGKAVEKKLLSRDTYYAQKRIIAINRGGMGKSIQPDSRRQPLVEDGVRG from the coding sequence ATGAAAAACATCCATGCCGCCCTCATTGCCCTGATCGGCCTGATTCTGGCCGGCTCCCTAGTAGCCGGAGGACTTCATTTATATGGCAGTCAGCAGACAATCCCCTCAAAAACCCTTGTCGCCGGCTGGGACGTCGGGGGCATGGAGATAGGCGAAGTACGTGCGGAACTGGCCACCAGACTGCAAGCGCTCGGAGCGGTCCCTTTGGTGCTGAAAGCAGATCCTGACGCCGGGCTCACTGTTACGCTGAGGCAGGCAGGTATGACATATGAGGCAGAGAAATTTCTGCAGGGACTGAATACACTCACTGAAGACGGGCTGCTGGAACGGGTGCGCGCACGCTGGAGCTTCCCCCGCAGCTGGGAGTTCGGGGCACATCTGGATCTTGCACAGCTCCAGAAAAGTCTTAGTCCAGACTGGGAAAAAGAAACCTTTGGCGTCCCCGTAGACGCCGTAAGGCGGATCACCGCAGATGACCGTGTAGTGTATACGCCTGAGAAAACCTCCTATGAGGTAGACTGGCGTGCATTGGAGCTTACCCTGCAGGCGGCGGTCCCCCTGTCACTCCGCAATGCCGACAGCCTTAAGGACAAACGGATCATCCTTGAAGTTCCGCTCAGCATCCGGCAGCCGGAGGTCACGCTGAAAACCCTGAAGGAACAAGGCATTGAACGGAAAATCTCCCAATTCAGCACCTCCCTCGGGGCAAGCGGCCCCGGACGCACCTTCAATGTCCAGGCTGCCGCCGAGGCCGTCAACGGCACCCTTCTGCCTCCGGGTGCAGTCTTCGATTACGGCAAAGCTATTCAAAAGGCCCAGGCTGACACCGGCTTCCGGGAAGCACCGGTTATTGTCAACGGCAGGCTGCAGCCTGGGGTGGGCGGAGGAATCTGCCAGGTATCCAGCACGCTGTACAACGCTGCCCTGCGTTCAGGCCTCGAAATCGTGGAGCGGCGCAACCATTCCCTACCGGTTAACTATCTGCCGAAGGGACAGGATGCCACCTTCTCGGAAGGCAACATCAACTTCCGCTTCCGCAACAACACCGGCAAATCTCTGATTATCCATGCCGCCGTCCAGGGCCGCACCTTAACCGTGAAGCTGTTCGGCACGTTCCCGAAGAACGTGACCTTCCAGGTCCAGTCCCGGACGGTGGAGCTGCTTGCACCCGCCGACAAGTATGTGAGCGACCCTTCACTCCCGCGCGGAGGTACACGGGTTATCCAGAACGGAAAAACCGGCTATATCGTTGAAACCTACATCACCCGGCTCGTTGACGGCAAAGCCGTTGAGAAGAAGCTGCTCTCCCGGGACACCTATTACGCGCAAAAACGCATCATCGCCATCAACCGGGGCGGTATGGGCAAGTCCATCCAGCCTGATTCCCGCAGGCAGCCTCTGGTAGAGGACGGAGTGCGGGGTTGA